A genomic segment from Deltaproteobacteria bacterium encodes:
- a CDS encoding TRAP transporter small permease: MDTWLAIERRMCRFLLLIAGVTLAFMLIFTLTDVVLRAFGKPIAGDYEVISFLGAVVVGFSIPYTSLQKGHVYVDFLLEKISVKAGNILRVITRLLAIALFLWMGWNFIVMSLDLIKSKEVTPMFRWPYYPISLGLAFVCLIQCVTLLSQIMEIAGGRHE; the protein is encoded by the coding sequence ATGGATACCTGGTTGGCCATAGAACGAAGGATGTGCCGCTTTCTTCTGCTGATCGCAGGGGTGACCCTGGCCTTCATGCTCATCTTCACCCTGACCGATGTGGTCTTGAGGGCCTTTGGGAAGCCGATCGCCGGAGATTACGAGGTGATATCCTTTTTGGGCGCCGTAGTCGTCGGCTTTTCCATCCCTTACACCTCCTTACAAAAAGGGCACGTCTACGTGGATTTTTTGCTGGAGAAGATTTCCGTTAAGGCGGGAAATATCCTGCGGGTCATCACGCGCCTTCTGGCGATAGCACTCTTTCTCTGGATGGGCTGGAATTTCATCGTTATGAGTCTTGACCTTATCAAATCCAAGGAAGTCACGCCCATGTTCCGGTGGCCCTACTATCCGATTTCTCTCGGACTGGCCTTCGTCTGTCTGATCCAGTGCGTCACCCTTCTTTCCCAGATCATGGAGATCGCAGGAGGCCGTCATGAGTGA
- a CDS encoding TRAP transporter large permease produces MSEISIGLIGIAVLMLMFLTGIELGYCMAIIGFMGLAYLGSFMAASNQLVKDFFDTFTSYGFTVIPLFVLMGQVASNSDIARKLYNSAEKFVGHIPGGLAMTTVVGATLFKAMCGSTLATCATFAGIAIPEMTRLGYSKKLSTGVVASVGTLGMLIPPSVPLMIFGIVTEQSIGKLFLAGVIPGLLIALFFIFVIVGWVKIDPSVAQRAPRSSWKGRMKSSPEFLWVGIIFFVVIGGLMKGWFSPTEAGSIGTGAVLILAYIKRVFPFGKLIKAFEESLRTACMVLVLIAGSVVFGHFLTVTEIPKLTADWVSGLPLNRNLIMILIIFIYLIGGSFIDDLAFMILATPIFFPAVIKLGFDPIWFGIMIGITLMIGVIIPPVAISVFIVKNITGEPFKVIYSGVYPFLLSLLACATLLFLFPEIATFLPNTIQ; encoded by the coding sequence ATGAGTGAAATTTCCATCGGATTAATCGGCATTGCTGTTTTGATGTTGATGTTTTTGACCGGTATCGAACTGGGATACTGCATGGCCATTATCGGCTTTATGGGGCTGGCCTATCTGGGTTCGTTCATGGCCGCCTCCAACCAACTGGTCAAGGACTTTTTCGACACCTTCACCTCCTACGGCTTTACGGTCATCCCCCTTTTCGTACTCATGGGGCAGGTGGCCTCCAATTCGGATATTGCCAGGAAACTTTATAATTCGGCTGAAAAATTCGTGGGCCATATCCCCGGCGGTCTGGCCATGACCACCGTGGTCGGCGCCACGCTTTTCAAGGCCATGTGCGGCTCCACCCTGGCCACCTGTGCCACTTTTGCGGGCATCGCCATCCCCGAAATGACCCGGCTGGGCTACAGCAAGAAGCTTTCCACCGGGGTGGTCGCCTCGGTCGGCACCCTCGGGATGCTGATTCCTCCCAGCGTTCCGCTGATGATCTTCGGTATTGTCACGGAACAATCCATCGGCAAGCTTTTTTTAGCCGGCGTCATTCCCGGACTGCTGATCGCCCTGTTCTTCATATTCGTTATTGTCGGCTGGGTCAAAATCGATCCATCCGTTGCCCAACGGGCACCGCGGTCGAGCTGGAAGGGAAGGATGAAATCCTCTCCGGAATTCCTGTGGGTCGGGATTATCTTCTTCGTGGTCATCGGCGGGCTCATGAAAGGCTGGTTCTCCCCCACGGAGGCCGGAAGCATCGGGACCGGGGCGGTACTGATATTGGCCTACATCAAAAGGGTCTTCCCCTTCGGGAAACTGATCAAGGCCTTCGAGGAATCTCTTCGAACGGCCTGTATGGTGCTGGTTCTGATCGCCGGTTCGGTCGTCTTCGGCCATTTTCTGACCGTAACCGAGATTCCCAAGCTGACGGCCGATTGGGTAAGCGGTCTGCCTCTGAACCGGAACCTCATCATGATCCTGATCATCTTCATCTATCTGATCGGCGGTTCTTTCATAGATGACCTGGCCTTCATGATCCTGGCCACCCCGATTTTTTTCCCGGCCGTCATCAAGCTGGGCTTTGACCCGATCTGGTTCGGTATCATGATCGGCATTACCCTCATGATCGGCGTCATCATACCGCCGGTGGCCATCTCCGTTTTCATCGTCAAGAATATAACCGGCGAACCGTTTAAGGTAATCTATTCCGGAGTCTATCCCTTTCTCCTGAGTCTCCTGGCCTGCGCGACTCTCCTTTTCCTGTTCCCGGAGATCGCAACCTTTTTGCCCAATACGATCCAGTGA
- a CDS encoding outer membrane protein assembly factor — protein MFKIKPQDIPRPVLIPIILILFLGLSIAHAQEEGVPFEIIVKGLEGDALKNVELALTPPEGMIKGNEVDRLLLALFEQEAPQKIREALEPFGYYQAQIQTSLERPANRWRLLVTINPGRPVRISSLKIDLNGPGARDEKLRRGLPEFPLKEGDILRQDRYEEAKKALRDNALEGGYLQADYAVHLIRLSLKEHAAQIELVLETGPRFYFGDILFAPPLSYPESFLRRYLTFKTGRGFSARRLDETRLNFTNSDRFREAIVEANPEEARDYHVPVRIRLTPSKPKRFKIGVAYETDTGPGLITRYQDLNFYHQGHELNTELRLSEGFQGLAVNYILPGTGNLDNKTTLRAGFKREITDTYDSRSLFSQYEYEHSFGRGRLGAGTLRLLQEDYSIVSQQGLSTMVIPGARFGQRRYDNPVRPTRGYRYTLETRGSVPSLGSDGSFLQFLLQGDSLIPLGEGFSLLLRGQGGTTWQNEPLVNLPPSIRFFAGGDQSVRGYGYQSLGPKEPSGKVIGGRHLIVGSLEIEKAFSPVWGLAAFYDVGNAFDQFHQVELKQGAGLGIRFYTPVGPVRIDLARQIEETSPQYRIHLSMGFGL, from the coding sequence TTGTTTAAAATAAAGCCTCAAGATATTCCCCGGCCCGTCCTGATACCCATCATTTTGATCCTTTTTTTAGGTCTCTCAATAGCTCACGCCCAGGAAGAGGGGGTGCCCTTTGAGATTATCGTCAAGGGGCTGGAGGGGGATGCCCTGAAAAACGTCGAGTTAGCCCTGACCCCTCCGGAAGGGATGATTAAGGGAAATGAGGTCGATAGACTGTTACTGGCCCTTTTTGAACAAGAAGCCCCGCAAAAAATCCGAGAGGCCCTGGAACCTTTCGGCTATTACCAGGCCCAAATCCAAACCTCCCTGGAAAGGCCGGCGAACCGGTGGCGATTGCTGGTCACCATCAACCCCGGCCGGCCGGTACGTATCTCTTCGCTTAAAATTGATCTCAACGGCCCGGGGGCCCGGGATGAAAAACTCCGCCGGGGGCTCCCCGAATTCCCGCTCAAAGAAGGCGATATCCTTCGACAAGACCGCTATGAAGAAGCCAAGAAGGCCCTCAGAGATAACGCCCTGGAGGGCGGTTATCTCCAGGCGGACTACGCTGTTCACCTCATCCGGTTGTCTTTAAAAGAGCATGCCGCCCAAATCGAATTAGTCCTGGAGACCGGCCCCCGCTTCTATTTCGGTGATATCCTTTTTGCCCCTCCTTTAAGCTATCCGGAATCCTTTCTGAGACGGTATCTGACTTTTAAAACGGGAAGGGGTTTTTCAGCCCGGAGACTGGACGAAACCCGGTTAAACTTTACCAACTCCGATCGATTCCGGGAAGCCATTGTCGAGGCCAATCCAGAAGAAGCCAGGGATTATCATGTCCCGGTCCGAATCCGTTTAACCCCTTCCAAACCCAAACGGTTTAAAATCGGTGTTGCTTACGAAACGGACACCGGGCCGGGGTTGATCACCCGCTATCAGGACCTGAATTTCTACCATCAGGGACACGAATTAAACACCGAACTGCGCCTCTCAGAAGGGTTTCAGGGATTGGCCGTCAATTACATCCTGCCAGGGACCGGAAACTTAGATAATAAAACAACCTTAAGAGCCGGCTTTAAAAGGGAAATCACCGATACCTACGACAGCCGATCCCTGTTTTCCCAATACGAATATGAACACAGTTTCGGCCGGGGCCGTTTGGGTGCCGGCACCCTTCGGTTGCTTCAGGAGGATTATTCGATCGTCAGTCAACAAGGTCTGTCTACTATGGTCATACCAGGGGCCCGTTTTGGACAGCGCCGTTATGATAACCCGGTGCGTCCCACCCGGGGGTACCGGTATACCCTTGAAACCAGAGGGAGTGTCCCTTCCCTGGGATCAGACGGCTCCTTTCTGCAATTCCTGCTCCAGGGGGATTCTCTGATTCCCCTGGGAGAAGGGTTTTCCCTTCTGCTCCGCGGCCAGGGTGGCACGACCTGGCAGAATGAACCCCTGGTAAACCTTCCTCCCAGCATCCGCTTTTTCGCCGGGGGAGACCAAAGCGTCCGGGGATACGGGTATCAGTCTCTGGGTCCTAAAGAACCTTCCGGCAAGGTAATCGGGGGCCGGCATCTCATCGTAGGCAGCCTGGAAATCGAAAAAGCCTTCTCCCCGGTCTGGGGTCTGGCGGCCTTTTACGATGTAGGTAATGCCTTTGATCAATTCCACCAGGTGGAGCTGAAACAGGGTGCCGGCCTGGGAATCCGTTTTTACACCCCGGTAGGGCCTGTCCGGATCGATCTCGCCCGCCAGATAGAGGAAACTAGTCCCCAGTACCGCATCCATCTTTCCATGGGGTTCGGATTATGA
- a CDS encoding translocation/assembly module TamB domain-containing protein — protein MKRWMLILSILVLILGLASWGIYRLTWTPEGLRWIFKTASRYSSLTCSAEKISGRMAGRLELEGLEIAWPEGRIRIRRLQTLFAPWFLLRGQMVFRQINVHQIVLEDNRVKKEPLSLTLPKINVFLARAGIEVHSFRLEAFTFRHIDDAPLVIKSMAGRLSFHHGILAINPFSLEGDQGGIQGSLGLNFFLPGLRLDLQWNPAKPFQGMDHLTIQARLTSGKGPEQIAGPVSIKSRSGPLERIIAQTEMGVSPHRIHFRKAEIREKGRKGLVKGQGEVVFDKAGPAIQALLTLEALDLSGELSTASSLSGPLQLEGRLNTYRGTFDLKNGAAPSWQAFRLIGSFQGNLSGLEVRLDRGEWLKGLLDGLVEIGWNKEISLSGSIRGRQLNPEGFHPRWRGQINLNAQGRFLRSASKGNQGSLMVHLLESRFQGKALQGELKVRMEKDALRIDRADIVGRGFRFTGHGDLFNRLDFEALVSDLSILAPDSRGSASARGWARWRQGRVGGGLTLEGKEISWAGAEIHGLHLKAALDQEKPGTAIDLKASIRKGVYRSFTANLISGEARGTFTQQKVTLAVQGPQGAIQAGLEGAFQEKLWKGTLVSFSGSSVREGTFRLQSPAVLQIGLDQFKLSPCILTGTPGESLKLSTDLGLNPLTGFLNMEWQQIELSRIGSYLRQAQIKGRTTGWIKTKISDHDRLDLQARADLIGTFSAGGRQITLSRAELRWDWDGFGLRSSWDLKTTQGARLWGQAASEEKGRPAWPERVKWTARWEGLDINLLKPEMPPGLRVEGKIMGQVNGEWTAGPRFHLKGGIQFAGGSLAWKDEGASFKARIKKADVGLDWAEDRLKGNLAVELEDYGKIRGDFRLPIPARFPVTWQSAGPLDLQIQGNLRERGMLTALLPDAALSGQGLIQGNLSVKGTWENPALNGNLELSEAGADIKPLGIQVREISAKGTFNQDQITITDLKMRSGTGTLNGRAILWIKDWKVARLQGKIFGDHFQFINRPGLEAQGSPDLDFSGTPGQLVVSGVLAIPEALISGGQPEGFKRASPDVQVVDAPVRSRKERVFPVQGEIRLLLGQKVRLKAEGLEGLLRGNLTVPFKNSKDLKAFGEIEVVQGNYLLQGQKLNVTRGRFSFNGPPDNPALDLLALRTIRSRQRLEDWVDEVKAGIAVTGRLQSPRTKLYSQPPLPDSDILSYILFGEPLKQGTGQQDLALLGKAAKTLLGGRMQGQLIGRLDLDTLEVRTDNNDLSRSVVTVGKYLDPRLFLGLGGSVFSNSYQVILRYTLTPHLEIETKGGTPSGGGIYFKVDFE, from the coding sequence ATGAAGCGATGGATGTTAATCCTGTCGATCCTGGTTTTGATCCTGGGCCTTGCATCCTGGGGAATTTATCGTCTGACCTGGACCCCTGAAGGCCTCCGCTGGATCTTCAAAACCGCTTCCCGATATTCCTCACTCACCTGCTCGGCCGAAAAGATCAGCGGCCGGATGGCCGGCCGTCTTGAATTGGAGGGGTTGGAGATCGCCTGGCCTGAAGGTCGAATTCGGATCCGAAGGCTGCAAACCTTATTTGCCCCCTGGTTCCTCTTAAGGGGTCAGATGGTTTTTAGACAGATTAATGTCCATCAAATAGTCCTGGAAGATAATCGTGTTAAAAAGGAGCCCCTCAGCCTGACCCTCCCAAAAATCAATGTTTTTCTGGCCAGGGCCGGGATAGAGGTCCATTCTTTTCGCTTGGAGGCATTCACCTTCCGGCACATCGATGATGCTCCCCTGGTCATAAAAAGCATGGCCGGCCGCCTCTCCTTTCATCATGGGATACTGGCCATCAACCCTTTTTCCCTGGAAGGGGATCAAGGAGGTATTCAAGGAAGCCTGGGCTTGAATTTTTTCCTGCCCGGACTTCGGCTGGATCTTCAATGGAACCCCGCCAAACCCTTTCAGGGAATGGATCACCTGACCATCCAGGCCCGATTGACCAGTGGAAAGGGGCCGGAGCAGATAGCCGGTCCGGTATCCATCAAAAGTCGGTCAGGCCCCCTTGAACGGATTATTGCCCAAACCGAAATGGGCGTCTCTCCCCACCGCATCCATTTCCGGAAGGCCGAAATCCGGGAAAAGGGCCGGAAGGGGTTGGTCAAGGGACAAGGGGAAGTTGTATTTGACAAGGCCGGTCCGGCCATCCAGGCCCTTTTAACTTTGGAGGCGCTGGACCTTTCCGGAGAATTATCAACGGCCTCCAGTCTGTCTGGTCCTTTACAGCTTGAAGGGCGACTGAATACCTACCGGGGCACATTTGATTTAAAAAACGGGGCTGCCCCATCCTGGCAGGCCTTTCGTCTCATCGGATCTTTTCAAGGAAATCTGTCCGGGCTGGAGGTCCGGCTGGATCGGGGTGAATGGCTTAAAGGTTTACTTGATGGTCTGGTCGAAATAGGTTGGAATAAGGAAATTTCCCTTTCCGGATCGATCAGGGGCCGGCAATTGAACCCCGAAGGGTTCCATCCCCGCTGGAGAGGCCAGATCAATCTTAATGCTCAGGGCAGGTTCCTCCGGTCGGCCTCAAAGGGGAATCAGGGGAGCCTGATGGTCCACTTACTGGAAAGCCGGTTTCAGGGAAAGGCCCTCCAAGGGGAACTCAAGGTCCGGATGGAGAAGGATGCCTTACGGATCGACCGGGCCGATATAGTTGGACGAGGGTTCAGGTTTACCGGGCACGGGGATTTATTCAATCGTCTGGATTTTGAAGCCCTGGTAAGCGACCTGTCGATCCTGGCGCCGGACAGCCGGGGCTCTGCCTCTGCCAGGGGCTGGGCCAGGTGGAGGCAGGGACGGGTCGGAGGTGGGCTGACCCTGGAAGGAAAGGAAATATCCTGGGCCGGAGCCGAAATCCATGGGCTCCACCTGAAAGCGGCCCTGGACCAGGAGAAACCGGGAACGGCTATTGATTTAAAGGCCAGTATTCGAAAAGGGGTTTACCGTTCTTTTACAGCAAATCTCATTTCCGGGGAGGCCCGAGGGACTTTTACCCAACAGAAGGTCACCCTTGCCGTCCAAGGCCCGCAAGGGGCGATTCAGGCCGGTCTTGAAGGGGCCTTTCAGGAAAAACTATGGAAGGGAACGCTGGTTTCGTTTTCCGGGAGTTCGGTCCGGGAAGGGACCTTCAGGCTTCAATCCCCGGCCGTCCTTCAGATCGGTCTTGATCAATTTAAACTTTCCCCATGCATTTTAACCGGCACACCGGGGGAGAGTCTCAAGCTTTCGACCGACCTGGGTCTGAATCCCCTTACAGGCTTTCTGAATATGGAGTGGCAGCAGATAGAACTATCCAGAATAGGATCCTATTTAAGGCAGGCCCAGATCAAAGGTCGAACTACAGGATGGATTAAAACGAAAATTTCAGACCATGATCGGCTGGATCTGCAGGCCCGGGCTGACTTGATAGGCACCTTCTCGGCAGGCGGTCGCCAGATAACCCTGTCCCGGGCCGAACTGCGTTGGGATTGGGACGGCTTTGGACTGCGCTCTTCCTGGGACTTGAAAACAACCCAGGGGGCCAGACTTTGGGGCCAAGCCGCCTCGGAGGAAAAGGGCCGCCCGGCCTGGCCGGAGCGGGTAAAATGGACCGCCCGCTGGGAAGGGCTGGATATCAACCTGTTAAAACCGGAAATGCCTCCCGGCCTCCGGGTGGAGGGCAAGATCATGGGACAGGTTAACGGGGAATGGACAGCGGGTCCCCGGTTTCATCTGAAAGGCGGTATCCAGTTTGCCGGAGGGTCGCTGGCCTGGAAGGATGAAGGGGCCTCCTTTAAGGCCCGGATTAAAAAGGCGGATGTCGGCCTTGACTGGGCCGAAGACCGCCTGAAGGGGAATCTGGCCGTGGAGCTGGAAGACTACGGAAAGATCCGGGGTGACTTCCGCCTGCCCATCCCGGCCCGATTTCCCGTAACCTGGCAGTCCGCCGGTCCTTTGGACCTGCAAATACAAGGAAACCTCCGGGAGCGGGGTATGCTTACCGCCCTGCTTCCCGATGCGGCCCTGTCCGGCCAGGGCCTGATCCAGGGCAATTTATCGGTTAAGGGCACCTGGGAAAATCCGGCCCTGAATGGAAATTTGGAACTGAGCGAGGCAGGGGCCGACATCAAACCCCTTGGTATTCAGGTCCGGGAGATAAGCGCCAAAGGGACCTTTAACCAGGATCAGATCACTATAACCGATCTTAAGATGCGCTCCGGAACGGGAACACTGAACGGCAGGGCCATCCTCTGGATAAAGGATTGGAAAGTCGCCAGACTGCAGGGCAAGATCTTCGGCGATCATTTTCAATTTATTAACCGGCCCGGTCTGGAGGCCCAGGGCAGCCCCGATCTTGATTTTTCGGGCACACCCGGCCAATTGGTAGTCAGCGGGGTTTTGGCGATCCCTGAGGCCCTGATCTCGGGCGGACAACCCGAAGGGTTCAAACGGGCCAGTCCCGACGTCCAGGTCGTCGATGCCCCGGTCCGATCCCGGAAGGAAAGGGTTTTCCCTGTCCAGGGGGAGATCCGCCTCCTCCTGGGGCAAAAGGTCCGGTTGAAGGCCGAAGGGCTTGAAGGACTTCTTCGGGGAAATTTAACCGTGCCGTTTAAAAATAGCAAAGATCTTAAGGCCTTCGGAGAAATAGAGGTCGTGCAAGGCAATTATCTTCTGCAAGGGCAAAAACTCAACGTCACCCGGGGACGTTTTTCTTTTAACGGGCCTCCGGATAACCCAGCCCTCGATTTACTGGCCTTGCGCACCATCCGCAGTCGCCAGCGACTGGAAGACTGGGTGGATGAAGTCAAGGCCGGAATTGCAGTGACCGGCAGGCTGCAATCCCCTCGAACAAAACTCTATTCCCAACCTCCCCTGCCGGATTCGGATATTTTATCTTATATTTTGTTCGGTGAGCCCTTAAAACAGGGTACGGGCCAACAGGATCTGGCTTTATTGGGCAAGGCGGCTAAGACCCTTTTAGGTGGGCGGATGCAGGGCCAGTTGATCGGCAGATTGGACCTGGACACCCTTGAGGTCCGAACCGATAATAACGATCTTTCCCGTTCCGTGGTTACGGTTGGAAAGTATCTGGATCCCCGGCTTTTTCTCGGCCTGGGGGGATCAGTGTTCAGCAATAGTTACCAGGTCATCCTGCGCTATACCCTCACACCGCATTTGGAGATTGAAACCAAAGGTGGCACCCCGAGCGGTGGAGGGATTTATTTCAAGGTGGATTTTGAATAA
- a CDS encoding enoyl-CoA hydratase/isomerase family protein, whose product MNYQHIQMEVTEGMGIITLNREPLNVLNIAMMKEINQALDSLKEEKIKLLLFKAKGKAFSAGVDVAEHLGDQVEEMIEVFHGIFRRMDALPALSIASIQGAALGGGCELALYCDLVLASEKAKFGQPEIQVGVFPPIAALIFPRITGRKKALELVLSGETFNAQEALSLGMINKVVPPESLEEELAKFCGKYLPLSGLVLALTKKAFNAGLMDPAAQGLKEIEKIYLKELMKTKDAEEGLRAFLEKRKPVWKES is encoded by the coding sequence ATGAATTACCAGCATATTCAAATGGAAGTCACAGAAGGAATGGGGATTATAACCCTGAACCGGGAACCCCTTAATGTACTCAATATCGCCATGATGAAAGAGATCAATCAGGCCCTGGATTCCCTGAAGGAAGAGAAGATCAAACTCCTCCTTTTTAAGGCCAAGGGCAAGGCCTTCTCGGCCGGGGTGGATGTAGCGGAACATCTCGGGGACCAGGTGGAAGAGATGATCGAGGTCTTTCACGGGATCTTCAGGCGTATGGACGCCCTGCCAGCCCTCTCTATCGCCTCAATCCAGGGTGCGGCCCTGGGAGGGGGCTGTGAACTGGCCCTGTACTGCGATCTGGTCCTGGCCTCGGAAAAGGCCAAATTCGGCCAGCCTGAAATCCAGGTAGGGGTTTTTCCGCCCATTGCCGCTTTGATCTTTCCCAGGATTACCGGCAGGAAAAAGGCCCTGGAACTGGTCCTGTCCGGAGAAACGTTCAATGCCCAGGAGGCCCTGTCGCTGGGAATGATTAATAAAGTGGTCCCTCCTGAAAGCCTGGAGGAAGAACTGGCAAAATTCTGCGGCAAGTACTTGCCCTTGAGCGGTCTAGTCCTGGCCTTGACTAAAAAGGCCTTTAATGCCGGCTTGATGGACCCTGCGGCCCAGGGGTTGAAGGAGATCGAAAAAATTTATCTAAAGGAATTGATGAAAACCAAGGATGCGGAAGAAGGGTTAAGGGCCTTTTTGGAAAAGAGAAAGCCGGTCTGGAAGGAATCCTGA